GGGCCGAATGGACCCGACCCTGACGAGTTGGATCGAGCCTTCGTCGAGAGCGGCGCTCGAGTGTTCTACGCACAACCGACCTACTCCAACCCCACTGGAGCACAATGGGATCGAGACCTAGCCGACACGGTGCTCGGCATTGTCGCATCACACGGCGCGTACGTGATCGAAGACGACTGGGCTCACGACTTCGGTATCAGCTCCGATCCGACGCCGCTCGCACTGCACGACGACGGCGGCCACGTCGTCTACCTCCGATCGTTGACCAAGAGTGTGTCCCCGTCTGTCCGCGTGGCGGGACTCGTCGCACGAGGCCCCGTCCGAAACCGTGTGCTCGCCGATGTCGCAGCCCAATCGATGTACGTGAGCGCCGCACTTCAGACTGCGGCAGTTGACGTCGTCACGGCTCCGGGCTGGCAGAGCCACCTCAGGTCGGTCCGGAACCAACTGGGTGCCCGACGCGATCTCCTCGTCGAATCACTCCGACGACATGCACCGTCCGCGCATCTCGACGCCGTCCCTGACGGAGGCCTGAACCTCTGGCTTCGACTTCCCGATCCGATCGACGTTCGGGCCCTGGTCCGCGACTGCGAATCGGACGGGCTCGTCGTCGCCGCGGGCGACGAGTGGTTCCCAACCGAGCCGACCGGCCCCTTCCTGCGGCTCAACTACTCGGGCCCGAATCCCGGAGCGTTCGAGGACGCCGCCCAGATCCTGGGTCGCCGACTCGGTGACTGACCACTCCAGTCGAGCGTCGGTTGAGTCGTGGTGAAATCCGCACTCCGGGACCGCTCGCCGACATACCGTTTCAATGGTGGACAACGATCACGACGACGTCGACACTCGAGCACTCGCCGAAGCGGTCGAGTCGATCCTGCTCGGCGGCGACCGCACACTCAGTCCGAATGATCTCGCCGACCGAACAGGCATCGACGCCGACTACAGTCGCCGACTCTGGCGGTCGATGGGATTCCCCATCACCGACGATGACGCGATCACCTTGACCGACCGAGATCTGGCGGCGATGCAACGTGTGAAGCACGCACTCGACCTCGACGTCGTCAGCCCCGCAACCATGACCGCTCTCGCGCGCCAGACCGGACAGGTGTTCTCTCAGCTCGCCGAAAGCGAGGGGGACGAACTGTTCCGAGTGGCGCTGGCTGCGGTTGACGACGGTCCCGGAGGGAAGGACGCTCTCGTCCAGCTCCTCGCCGACGATCTCCTCCCGTTGATCGAGAGCATTCACGCGTACGTATGGCGCCGACAGTTGGCCGCCTACGTCGCTCGGACAGTCGCCCGCTACGAGCGTTCAGGCACCGCCGACGTGGACGTGACAGTCGGATTCGCAGACATCTCCGGCTTCACGTCACTGTCGCGGCACGCCACCGCGTCGGACCTCGCCGGACTGCTCGAGCTGTTCGAATCCGTGGCCACCGACGCCGTCGGCGCTCACGATGGGCGCGTCGTGAAGTTGATCGGCGACGCCGTGCTCTTCACAACAGCGGAACCGGCCGAGGGGATTGCGATCGCGGCGGACCTGCTCGGCCAATGGCCCTCCGACTGGCCGCCGGTCCGCGCGGGCCTGGCCACCGGGACCGTGTTGAGGAGAGTCGGTGACGTATTCGGTCCGACGGTCAACATAGCCAGCCGACTCACCTCGCTGAGCCGTCCGAACGAGATCCGAGTTGATGAGAGGACTGCGACCGCCCTCGCCGGTCGGCACCGGTTCGTCGAACAGGACCCCCAAGACGTCCGTGGATATGACAGCCTCCGGTCGTGGACGCTGAGCGGCGCGCCGGAGTACTAGTCTCGGGACAGTGATCACTGCAGAGGATGTCCGCGACGCTCGCCGTCGAACCG
This genomic window from Gordonia sp. PDNC005 contains:
- a CDS encoding PLP-dependent aminotransferase family protein → MSKSSSERLVDALEKWVAAADAGAQLPSTRRLVTDHEVSPVTVQKALRTLSDRGLVETRTGVGTFVRPPRTAKPHDYGWQTAALGSNRRQLPEPTAAPLRTIPNDVISLHSGYPDRELLPERLVTTALSRAARSDHAFTRPPTAGLPELQAWFAADLGRRTPSGCTPPTPSDVIVLPGSQAGLAALFRTLVGPGGPLIIESPTYWGAILAAAQAGVDLVPVPSGPNGPDPDELDRAFVESGARVFYAQPTYSNPTGAQWDRDLADTVLGIVASHGAYVIEDDWAHDFGISSDPTPLALHDDGGHVVYLRSLTKSVSPSVRVAGLVARGPVRNRVLADVAAQSMYVSAALQTAAVDVVTAPGWQSHLRSVRNQLGARRDLLVESLRRHAPSAHLDAVPDGGLNLWLRLPDPIDVRALVRDCESDGLVVAAGDEWFPTEPTGPFLRLNYSGPNPGAFEDAAQILGRRLGD
- a CDS encoding adenylate/guanylate cyclase domain-containing protein codes for the protein MVDNDHDDVDTRALAEAVESILLGGDRTLSPNDLADRTGIDADYSRRLWRSMGFPITDDDAITLTDRDLAAMQRVKHALDLDVVSPATMTALARQTGQVFSQLAESEGDELFRVALAAVDDGPGGKDALVQLLADDLLPLIESIHAYVWRRQLAAYVARTVARYERSGTADVDVTVGFADISGFTSLSRHATASDLAGLLELFESVATDAVGAHDGRVVKLIGDAVLFTTAEPAEGIAIAADLLGQWPSDWPPVRAGLATGTVLRRVGDVFGPTVNIASRLTSLSRPNEIRVDERTATALAGRHRFVEQDPQDVRGYDSLRSWTLSGAPEY